The Cylindrospermopsis curvispora GIHE-G1 genome contains a region encoding:
- a CDS encoding NAD(P)(+) transhydrogenase (Re/Si-specific) subunit beta: MTSFIPTSIQLTYLLAASLFIFGLKKLGSPATARNGNVIAAVGMLLAVVATLLDQKVLNYEMILVGLVIGSIIGVIAAYKVQMTEMPQMVGLLNGLGGASSALVAVAEFWRLLDAGQSIPLDINISMLLDVLIGGVTFTGSFLAFAKLQGLVSGTPITFPLQQPVNLLLLGTYLAGSAYLIASPDSLPVFLAVVAVSLVLGVMFVLPIGGGDMPVVISMLNSLSGVAASAAGFVVMNNMLIIAGALVGASGIILTEIMCKAMNRSLFSVLFSAFGSVSTVSGGATTATGNQTVRSIDPEEGAMMLGYARSVVIVPGYGMAVAQAQHSIRELADQLERMGVDVKYAIHPVAGRMPGHMNVLLAEANVPYTQLYDMEDINPQFEQADVALVIGANDVVNPAARSDANSPIYGMPILEVDRARQTIVIKRGMSTGFAGVDNELFYKEKTTMLFGSAKDMVAKLVSEVKQL, translated from the coding sequence ATGACCAGTTTTATCCCTACCAGTATTCAGCTCACCTACTTGCTGGCCGCATCCCTATTTATATTTGGTTTGAAAAAACTAGGCTCTCCTGCAACTGCACGCAATGGTAATGTTATTGCAGCAGTGGGAATGTTATTAGCCGTAGTTGCTACCTTACTAGACCAAAAGGTTCTCAATTATGAGATGATATTAGTGGGTCTAGTCATTGGTTCCATTATTGGGGTTATTGCAGCTTATAAAGTGCAAATGACAGAAATGCCCCAAATGGTGGGTTTACTCAACGGTTTAGGTGGAGCATCTTCCGCTCTTGTAGCTGTTGCTGAGTTTTGGCGTCTTTTGGATGCTGGCCAATCTATACCTTTGGATATCAACATATCCATGCTATTGGATGTGTTAATCGGTGGTGTGACTTTTACTGGTAGTTTTCTAGCTTTTGCTAAATTGCAAGGTTTAGTTAGTGGGACTCCCATTACTTTTCCCCTGCAACAACCTGTGAATTTGTTGCTTTTAGGTACATATCTAGCAGGGAGTGCCTATTTAATCGCTTCTCCCGATAGTTTACCAGTATTTTTGGCAGTGGTGGCCGTTTCCCTGGTGCTTGGAGTAATGTTCGTATTACCCATTGGCGGTGGAGATATGCCAGTAGTAATTTCTATGCTAAACTCATTATCAGGTGTGGCAGCATCAGCAGCAGGCTTTGTGGTGATGAATAACATGTTAATCATTGCTGGTGCTTTAGTTGGTGCTTCTGGAATTATCCTTACGGAAATTATGTGTAAGGCCATGAACCGGTCTTTGTTCAGTGTTCTATTTAGTGCGTTTGGTTCTGTTTCTACTGTTAGTGGTGGAGCTACTACTGCTACTGGTAATCAAACCGTGCGGAGTATTGATCCTGAAGAAGGTGCTATGATGTTGGGTTATGCACGTTCTGTGGTCATAGTACCCGGTTATGGTATGGCTGTAGCACAAGCCCAGCATAGCATTCGCGAGTTAGCAGATCAACTGGAGCGCATGGGTGTAGATGTTAAATACGCCATACATCCAGTAGCTGGTAGAATGCCAGGACATATGAATGTATTGTTAGCAGAAGCTAATGTGCCTTATACTCAGTTATATGACATGGAGGATATTAACCCCCAATTTGAACAAGCTGATGTAGCTCTGGTCATTGGTGCCAATGATGTGGTTAACCCTGCAGCTCGCAGTGATGCTAACAGTCCAATTTATGGAATGCCCATTTTAGAGGTTGATAGGGCTAGGCAAACTATTGTGATTAAACGAGGTATGAGTACGGGTTTTGCTGGTGTGGATAATGAGTTGTTTTATAAGGAAAAAACAACTATGTTATTTGGTAGTGCCAAGGATATGGTGGCTAAGTTGGTCTCCGAGGTGAAGCAGCTTTAG
- a CDS encoding NAD(P) transhydrogenase subunit alpha, whose protein sequence is MTETLLAALSVLVLASFIGFEVINKVPPTLHTPLMSGSNAISGISVIGAILAAGEKNTSLSVILGLIAVILAMVNVVGGFLVTDRMLQMFKKKEVKA, encoded by the coding sequence ATGACTGAAACACTACTTGCAGCTTTGTCTGTACTTGTTTTGGCTTCTTTTATAGGTTTTGAAGTCATTAACAAAGTTCCCCCTACACTACACACTCCTCTAATGTCTGGTTCCAATGCCATTTCAGGAATTTCCGTAATTGGTGCGATTTTAGCAGCGGGGGAGAAAAATACGAGTTTGTCCGTAATTCTTGGTTTAATTGCGGTCATATTAGCCATGGTTAACGTTGTCGGGGGTTTTTTGGTAACTGACAGAATGTTGCAGATGTTTAAGAAAAAGGAGGTTAAAGCATGA